One genomic region from Salinicola endophyticus encodes:
- a CDS encoding acyltransferase, producing the protein MSTLKGLVSVLLLIANTLFWGTPLIALTAVKLVTPTRRARLRVLGGLHWLALAWIRTNNVWIRLWLRPRIHHELPQGLSPAQWWLVIANHRSWTDIIVMLYVLTGRLPMPKFFLKRELILVPIVGLAWWALEFPFMRRYSRERLARNPRLAERDRQATQRMCDHAREMPMTIYNFVEGTRFTTAKRQAQSSPFEHLLRPKAGGVAQVIGLLGERLDGILDATLHYRRQQPDFWDFLCGREGQIALVVRRLDRPDWMLEGRYDDAQYKERFYSWLNTLWQEKDAALSSYSWP; encoded by the coding sequence ATGTCGACCCTCAAGGGGCTCGTCAGCGTACTACTGTTGATCGCCAACACCCTGTTCTGGGGCACCCCGCTGATCGCGCTCACCGCGGTCAAGCTGGTCACGCCCACGCGTCGGGCGCGCCTGCGCGTGCTCGGCGGGCTGCACTGGCTTGCCCTGGCCTGGATTCGCACCAACAACGTCTGGATCCGCCTCTGGTTGCGCCCGCGCATTCACCACGAGCTGCCGCAGGGCCTCTCGCCGGCACAGTGGTGGCTGGTGATCGCCAACCACCGTAGTTGGACCGATATCATCGTCATGCTCTACGTGCTCACCGGCCGCTTGCCGATGCCCAAGTTCTTCCTCAAGCGCGAGCTGATCCTGGTGCCCATCGTCGGCCTCGCCTGGTGGGCGCTGGAGTTCCCGTTCATGCGCCGCTACAGCCGCGAGCGCCTGGCGCGCAACCCCAGACTCGCCGAGCGCGACCGTCAGGCGACCCAGCGCATGTGCGATCACGCCCGCGAGATGCCGATGACGATCTACAACTTCGTCGAGGGCACCCGCTTCACCACGGCCAAGCGCCAGGCCCAGTCGAGCCCGTTCGAGCATCTGCTGCGCCCCAAGGCCGGCGGCGTGGCCCAGGTGATCGGCCTGCTCGGTGAGCGCCTCGACGGCATTCTCGACGCCACCTTGCACTACCGGCGGCAGCAGCCCGACTTCTGGGACTTCCTGTGCGGCCGCGAGGGTCAGATCGCACTGGTGGTCAGACGTCTCGACCGGCCGGACTGGATGCTCGAGGGCCGTTACGACGACGCCCAATACAAGGAACGTTTTTATTCATGGCTCAACACCCTGTGGCAGGAAAAAGACGCGGCGCTCTCCTCCTACTCCTGGCCCTGA